The Dreissena polymorpha isolate Duluth1 chromosome 9, UMN_Dpol_1.0, whole genome shotgun sequence genome contains the following window.
caatccgtataaattcggataAAGGGAGAAACTTGGaaaaaacatcctaaatgcattttacgtcacactaaatctagccccaggccttcagcgccttgATTTAGATGGTTGTGCTTAACATGTTATATCAAACGTCAATGGTGATATGTAGTCACTTACTTTGCCATTATAAAGGTCGTCAATTAAATGTTCTCATGTTGTTTATTTAACCAGTCAGTGCTAGTTAATCCCGTTTTTGATTAACCAGTCATGCGTGACTTCATCTGCTAATCACACTTTTTCATAACACGTTCATCACACGAACTGTGTAGAAAAATATTGCCATTCAAACGTAGCAGGTTAGTgttagtttcatttaatgaataatatgtttgaaaattgttttataaCAAGTGTTTACATGTAAATTCTTAACAATGATACATTAATCGTTAATTCTGTTAGTTTTATAGGTATTGACAAAATAAGTTATAAGAAGTGCATTTTTACTGTATATCTaaattgatatgtttattttatattacaatttgtataattggtaattatataataatatatagcaTTTCGGTAAGTTACCGGCTAATCAAGCAGGGCATTGACcatatcgcaacatccgggcacttgcgtcagttagagttacatgccccttgacgacggtgaaaacaaaagcgctgtcgccattttatttgcattgaaatatttaacactgctcgcaattttcttaagttaaggcacatcttcgcgaccattttttagaataaaaatacccagaaatagaaattctttcataataaatttaattttatgaacgaacacaaataaggatgaaaacaaacaaccaataaattttaaatatatgcaacatatagtagctggtttgaacctctatatttgttaccttattaccttgttacgtattaaataaattctcatgataaatgttattgtttttatttaattcacaccaatttcgacactttttgtttccgcatgttaggtatttgaatgcccctttcttcatcacaaaccgattatctcgttatgatcggatactgtccagacaaagaaaacacggtgtcataaagccagctggggacctatacttggggctctgcataaaccacatgtggtcattaaacacaatttatgatacctctatgtcatctcttgtcatactgagcagtcatttaagccacaAATTTtatgccgaaataattgaatatacaaactttgctttataaaacacgttgacaccttaaataaacattgaattaaattaaatgcaatatgtttcatttgattgtttgcatcattcttaaaatcgtgtaagcttttgtattctggtgtttaaatgcccctttgttttgcataatccgattatctcgttttgatcaaatattgtccaaacttaactgacaaatAGGTGtcaaaccacactgggtggcccagacagtgtcatttaacacgatagatgccaccatgtctcctctttctggtagtattaagcagtcatttggatgaataattaacgccgatgtacttaacagttgcttaaattagatatgtgacatatggtcaaataaaaagtcatgtccaatttagattatcagaaatttacaccgtaaagatactagcccgattaatttattaaagtatttcataattataaaatttacgtaaaaaaacaagtaacgtatttagcgtgtatcagttaattaaaaagacgtcattccgtattaagatttaatgttacgacaataaacgatcgacatcataaaaaagaaattacgtttgacagcaacgggggtaaataatgtttgacaaacaaatatttatacagatatatgtgtgttaattttaatatttgtcactcgtactcattacaatgaacacaactaaggctttcagtaagtcatgtaccagattccctacgtattttacagcttcacattagcatgataaattgacatagtagaaatataatcataatgttcgaagatgaatgaaccctgaaaagaacgacaatactcattacatcaacatctacaaggatactcccattattacagaataaacgaatttacccggtgtctcagtgagaaagttaatcatgaatgtcttcgtactcgatcatcggccacttggtcgggtcatccagcttgcaatttgtacggacattcattaagtccaattagttttattttctggtcatatcgggctttcgaaatgcaatctaacccttcataatagtcaaaagacattttaaacaccaattacaggacatttattacctatcgacttcccaataggaatgcaattgacgaaatatcagcagaggtgctcaatcagcgtagtcAATCGACCGTATCTaaggcattgttttcaccgtcgctaagggactgccccttttgtgacgtcatcgcgataaggtcaattgCATGTGGGCCAAGTGGGAtcaatgtcactgttactaaCAATATAAAATGGGGTTTCTTTCAATAACTTAGCTTGGATGAAGGTATTGCGCTTCAATTGTGTTTGTCTTATAGATATTCAACATCAAATAATGCTTTGTAGTCACAATATAAAGTGGCTGAATAAAAATGTATCGTATACTATCAACGCGGAAGAATCGTCGAGCGGGCTGTAATGAAACACTCGTGTAAGAGTTGCTATGTAAGAACAAGTACCAATATTGTGAGCTCTCATCATCTTACCAGCTGGCGACTGTTCAATGCGTGTTTCTTTTGTCTCCTAGAATGCGTCCAATGGTGCTTTGTTCCTCTCTGGTGTGCATTCAATAATAGTTGTTTAACATCGACCAAACCTTACCAAATTAGTTCTTGGGCGTTGTCACTCTTTCggtaataaaaatacaaaacacattacCGTATGCCCCAAAACTTATAATAGACGATAAAGAAGGAACGCTATCGCTACAAACTGTTTCTGGGGTTATGCAATGTACTGGTGCATAAAATCGACTTTAAAATACCACTGGCGCGTTAAAACGGCTTTCTACTAAAACGATGTGGTAGGTTGCTATGCACAGACCGTGACGTATCTCGAAAACAGTCAAAACACCTTCATTTTTTAATTCACGAAATcttgtcaaaaataaaaatgtttgtaaagtTATTTGTCCAAGTGAAAATACAAACTGATGGTCGCACAATAGTTCATCTACTAAACAAACAGGTTGATATTCCTAAATTGTGatgtttttcatgtttattgACAATATACAGGCGAGAGGCCCTTTTGATTAGTGTATGCTTAGAGAGACATGGTACAATTCCCTTTTGATTGCTTATTTTGCCTTGAAAGACAGGACTAGAACCCCAATTGATTGGGTTAGGCTTAGAGCGACAGGGCTAGACCCCCTATTGGCATTGTTTAATGCTTAGAGAAAAAAGGGTTAGATGCCATTTTTATTCGTTTGGGCTTAGACAGATCGGGTCAGATAcccttttgatttttttatgcatagaCAGACATTGTCAGATATTCTTTTGATTTGTTTAGGGTTAGAGATCCAAGTTAAGATGCCCTTTTGATTTGTTTatgcttagattgacactgtaAGATGCCCTTTTGATGAGTTTatgcttagattgacactgtaAGATGCCCTTTTGATGAGTTTatgcttagattgacactgtaAGATGCCCTTTTGATGAGTTTATGCTTATAGAAACCAGGCTTGATGTTCTTGTAATTTTGTGTGTCTAAGAAAGCCATGGCTTAAGGCTTGATTGAAATATGGTATATTTCTAATAATTGCATGATATCATCGTCGATTTATTTCAATAAGAAGCATCGCTTATTCTACATGAACGAATGTTAAGTTataattatacatgcattttaaacaTGCACGACACAAAACGATGGCGTTGAATACGTTTCCCTCGTCATTGCATTATTTTGTGAACATGCGCACATTTTAAAGCgagtatgtattatttatttatttcaacatttatttccgTACTCGTTAACCAACATATGAATATGACAAATTTTAATCATATTACCTATCTTAAAAAGGACATTAAATCAAATtggtaaattaaaaattattacgGTCAAGTTTACGTCGATACCATCGTTTTTAGTCGTATTCATTACAGAAAAAGTTGTGTCTATGTATCGTATGATCAAAGCTGCGTAGTTTATGGGGATTAACAACAGCATGCATTTCTTGCATACCGGTATATGAATATTTGAGTGTgcacaaaacaattatttgcatTTGTATTATACTCTCATTCTGTTGATATTCTGGTTCTACTTATctgaaaatttattattttttataatcaaCTTCGTATCTCTTTTTAATTTACGTTTTAAAGATTcaattcttttttgttttaaaggtcAGAGAATTATTGCCGTTTTATATAATTCATTATCGGAGTAATATTTAGTTCCGGCGAAATCCAATGAACTGATGACTAGAAATTGATAAAACAGTATTCTTGGAGTGTGAACTTGCGAACTTTGTCTCACCGTTCCGCTCAAATATTTGTTGAgagagagttattgccctttcgTTACAAATACGAAAAGCTGTAATGAATCTATTTCACCTACATCTGTAAGCTTCCATACGATGGATTAATGCGTATATGGTCATGTTGTTCCGTTCCATAGATCAGTTATGGAGTTATGGGTAATAATTTAAAGCCTAttggttcttttttattttccTTCTCGATGCTAATCATGAGCCCACTTACCGTCTTTAAAAACGCATTACAAAAACATCCATCAAATGCATTTACATTCTTGTTGTATAGCAAATTATCAATAGGGCATCTTCCTAATTTAAAtggtatttaaaacaaaatgttatacaCAAAACCTTTAATTTTGTCTTGAAAAGGAGTAATTGAAAAGAAATACTGATAAACGAAcgttaacatttaaatattaaacgaAATTTGTACATTTAATATGTCAATACATTTTTGGAGGTATCGTGATGCATTTAACAAACATATGATTTGTTCTTAGTATGGTTGAATGAGAAGATTATAAAAAAGTAAGTATGAATTTAAAGACATCTGTAttgctattttttatattttcagaaagGCGGTGGTTCATCGTTGATGTTTCCCTGGCATACGCTCTGATCTCAGACTGTCTGACAGAATAAGTTTGACAAGCCTTGTGTCTCCAAAGACTGTTTCTCTGCTCGGCAATCACTTTAACGTTAATACGACTTAAATAATTGTATAGTACTGTCTAAAATGAAGACAAGTTTGGAGGACGTGCGTTCGTTGCACTTTTGGAAGGCGGTTTTCGCGGAATTTATTGGAACATTCATCCTCGTAGTTGCCGGTGTTGGGTCCACAGTGCAAGGCTGGACCGCTGACAGTCTGGACATTGTTCAGATCGCCTTGTCCTTCGGCCTTTGCGTCGCAACCAGTGTGTGGATCATTGGTCACATCAGCGGTGGACACATAAACCCGGCGGTCACATGTGCGATGCTAGTCACAAGGCGAATCAGTATTCTACGAGCAATAATGTTTGTAATAGCGCAGTGCTTGGGTGCGATTACCGGAGCGGGAATACTCAAGTTGGTGACCCCATCGTCGCAGGTGGGAGGACTGGGAACCACGACCTTAAATACCGGGGTCACCCCGGGTCAAGGTTTCGGGATCGAGCTTGTAATTACTATGGGTCTGGTGCTAACGGTGTTCGCCGCCTGTGACAGCCAGAGGACGGACCTCGGCGGCAGTTTCCCGCTCACCATCGGCTTCGCTGTCGTCATTGGGCACCTTTGGGCGGTAAGATGAATTTGATTATCATGATATTATGTGTAATGAATGCATGTATGATCACTGATTAAAGGTTTTTGTTGATGTTGTGtcgttcaatatttatagtgaattTCAAAACTTAGTTGTCGTTAAATATTTGACAGTAAAGTATTACGTTTATATGATTGTATCCATATTGATGCGTCAACATAAAAGGTTTAAAACATCAGTCGAATATTAACAGATCGTTTCATTAGGCCTTTAACTTATTGTATCCTCATACTTTTGTAGTTTTTCTGACCGAATATTGTGTTTAACGATCAGGTTTATCCAATAATCCTTCTTTATTTGATCCCCACTCTAATCTGAGGcataatactttttaaagtgacTAACTAAACCGATTTCAGATTACACTTACCATCTTTCTGCGCAATTCTTTATGTATATTAATGgcattaaataatacaattgcCTTTGAAAGAATATCTCTAACTTCGCGCATTTTACTAAGTAAAACAATTTTTACCATTCGTTTCGACGTATAAATTGTAGGCTTTGAAGTTTTGATAAATCACATTTTTTAATATGCAATACAGTTATTTAATCCGGTAATATCCACTTTGAACCGGTAGAAATGAACGCCGTTCCTCTATATTTAAATGTCTTTGTACTTTAGCAATTTGTAATTTGACCACAATCGGATGCTCACGCAAATGTAAAAGAAGGCGTGTCAGTTTTTAGGGGACTGACTGAAGTAGTACAATACAAGATAATGTTTGGGCCAAGCACAATAATCTTAAGGCATTTATATATCTTACTGGAAAAACTGGTCTGCTAATTTAAAGGCTTAAAGGTAAATATTCACTTGAAGTATGGACCAGTCGTTCGCATTGTATCACCCACTCTACTTGCTGTTTatctgaaattattattttatttacaattcataaaaatatgacCTATTATGTCACAAGCAATCATAATAGTATGTTGatccacggagcgtatattgactcatctagagtccgtggttgaTTACTGTATTTTCGTATGAACATCGCTCTGGAAAATCCGGACTGAATGGACGTGTGTAAATGTCGTCTCAGTTTAGACtgtggaatgtttcgtttaattaaatgaagtctttccTAAACGTAAATCCAGTCcaagtgtaaagtgtcgtccctaattagcatgtAAGGTCTGCATTGAGCTTGTCTGATCTGATTTTATTTGTAAACGATTGTTATTGTCATTTTATCACAGGAAATATCAGTTTTCGTGTTATTTTCATTTGTTATCGCGAGAAATATCTGATGAGCAAGCACATTTActcattaatttatttatagcTAATGCACAAGAATGCTACATGTCCTGTGTCCATTAGCTAGTACAAGTTTACTAAAAGTACACTGGTAGCGCATTTAACAATAATGatcaattttgaataataaaaaagtaGTTTTGAATAAACATCTAAACTATGTAATCGGGTCTCTTTACACCATGCAGTACAATCCTTTACGATGATCTGCTGTTGTATTAATTGACTATGATCCTATTTCTAAAATCTTGTACACACGATGgaatttatttgatacatgtatttgtattattttcattattttcatttcatcgtgcctctCATAGTTGTTCAATTAGTTTTGATAGCTTTTTAATTAGATAAAATGCTGTGGGGTTAATGGCCCAAACTGTTATCCTTTTTTATATGTCGTGTTGTGTATATTGTCCTGTTTTTCATGGACAATGGACCACTTGTATTtacccctttcccactcagaggcaaagtgaaaaaggctatatgcaaacagcatacaaccagaacagcctgcgagtaactcgcagtctgttaatgttttacgctgtttgctgatcatcagtatctaagggttaaaaatgaaacctttaaaaattGAACCTTTTTAGAAAGCTCTTAAATAACATTAAACTTCctgagggactacaaacacgtcaaaatacgtatctaagtggtaaaaggtttaGAGAAGACTAGTTGGTTGGGATTTCATtcctgataatgtttctggaGTTACTGTATTCATATATATCTTACTGCAAGCAATTGCTATGTTTATGTTGATTACTACAATAAAACATTAGTTCCTTATTTTCCTTATTATTTTTATATCTTATTGAGTAATTAACTTTAAATAGATTATATTTTAGATTACAGTTAGAAGTATTTATTGACCTTATGACGAAGTCAACCCTCTTTATTTCTCGCGCATCATCGGCAACATAAGTGTTTATAGAAAACATAGCAAATGTCATTGTAAATCGCTACGGAAATTTATCCCTTTGGTTCCCTGTTGCAGGTTGAATTTACAGGGTCCAGCATGAACCCAGCCAGAAGCCTGGGACCTGCCATTGTCATGCACATCTGGACTGACCACTGGGTGAGGAAGCGAGATTTTTAATTCATCAAACGCTTTAATTATTTATATCGTATTTGCGGGAGGTGAAAGCTCAAATTGGGCATAAACAAAATTGCTTAGCTCAAACATAAACCAAACTGTAAAATTAAATGTATCCATATACAATGTAATAACACGGCATACAAATACgaaataaaaactatttattgtttCAATAAGTGTATAAAAAAATACCTGGCTTAGTCACATACGCCggtattattttaaatgtgtgtactcTCCCAGATTCCGGTATATCGCAGTATTGTATACTACACTGTAAAtatctcaatattttttttaaataaaaatgtatcggTGCGATAAGCAAACACACCTCATTGCTTTGACTAATGGTTACATTTCAATTGCAGGTCTACTGGCTCGGTCCAATCACAGGCGGGGTGCTAGGCGGGTTGCTATACGACAACATCCTGGCCTCCAACGCGTCGCTAAGGAAGGCGCGTGACTTCCTTATGGCGTCGCGGTTCGACGGCCCGAAATCCCCGGAATTGAAGTCTGTCATCCGGGAAGTCGACAGCGAGAAAGGGGGGCAATGCGAACATTATGACTATCTCAGTAGCGAGTATTCGTCACCGCGTGAAATCAAAATGTGACGGCATTATGCCATTTTGGTGTGAATTTTGAAATTGCAATGTCGTTGTATGCCATCGGTTGTATTGTTTGCATATTGAGAAGCAAGAATGAATTGCTTGTATATTTactaaacatatacatgtatattgttcgCGCGTGTAGCAAATGAGTTGCATGGTTAATATTTTGTTGCCGTCCATTTTGTGCAATGTCATTTATCTCGTCTACAGTGTGAAGTTTGCAGTGTATATAGATTTGTTCAGATTCGGACCTCTTTTGtattgtcattaagaacacttaGTTCAGAGTTATGAACGATTGTATGTTTGATTATAATGATGTTCTTTATGATATTTAGGAATCTTAGACTTTGGGTTAGATAGTCTAGGACCCGTATTCAttaaccgattcttagacttaagtcaaaaaaaagaaagaatattcttaaaattTTAATGTACTAAAACTATTTGAAGTCTGGTCAAGTGTGGCAGTAAGCACCTTCAATTGtttcataatttgttaaaaacaatatgttaaaaatattagtcgcgttctgagaaaactgggcataatacatgtgcgtaaagtgtcgtcccagattagcctgtgcagtccgcacaggctaatcagggacgacactttccggtttaaTGGTATTAGGAAGTCACTTTtcaccgaaaatcttgtttacgCGGAAagtgcgtccctgattagcctgtgcggactgcactggctaacctgggacgacactttacgcacatgcattatccccagttttctcagaacgcgactcatgtaATCACCGTTTTGAGCCTCACTCTCTCTCTGTATCTATACAAACTCTGAGGAACTGTCATAGAGTCTTAAGGCTTTTCTTTACTACTAAGTCTAAGAATTTGTTGCTGAATACCGATCCTGGTCAATTATGCTTTTTCATGCGTGCGTTAGCGTGTTTTTCTTTTCCGGAAACTAATGCTTTTGCTTTACATGCAAATATACCGGCATAACGCAACTATAACATCTCGTCTAATATCTACGTAAACGATTtgaacaacatattatataaccGTCTATCATCCGTGAATTTGAAGTAAGTCAGTGTTTTATAATGCTTAATACACAATTTATACGCTAGAAAATGATTTACAATATACACGTCTATCAACTCAATCGCACCCTACCAATATTGAAAGTGGATCACATTATGCTCTTTAAAACGCAATAATCACGTGACagcattttcatttaattattttagaataacatgtatggctatagtcaTGCCACTATTATAATACAACTGTATTAGTACTATATAAATGTGCACATGTTACACGGAAGTCTCTGTTATTTTTGTCTTCTTTTCCTTGTACATTGAACTCTTTAATATTATGTTATAATATTATGCTAAAAAGTCCTGctgttttaaaattgtatatttaaaagCAAACTGGCATATTCacttttttgtgttttgttgtttttgttaaatcgCGAACTTCCCAGGCGAACCATTGTACCTCGTGGTTATTATCTCTTAGTTCTTTATATTCCTATATTGTTTTGAGCAAAACTGTTGGCTTTTGCAGTAaagtatatgtaatatatgttatatttgatCATGAAGTAGAAACTGTttgtg
Protein-coding sequences here:
- the LOC127845695 gene encoding aquaporin AQPAn.G-like; this translates as MKTSLEDVRSLHFWKAVFAEFIGTFILVVAGVGSTVQGWTADSLDIVQIALSFGLCVATSVWIIGHISGGHINPAVTCAMLVTRRISILRAIMFVIAQCLGAITGAGILKLVTPSSQVGGLGTTTLNTGVTPGQGFGIELVITMGLVLTVFAACDSQRTDLGGSFPLTIGFAVVIGHLWAVEFTGSSMNPARSLGPAIVMHIWTDHWVYWLGPITGGVLGGLLYDNILASNASLRKARDFLMASRFDGPKSPELKSVIREVDSEKGGQCEHYDYLSSEYSSPREIKM